One window from the genome of uncultured Tateyamaria sp. encodes:
- a CDS encoding cytochrome C oxidase assembly protein: MSIKAEHEIHQRRKGRNVGVGLMLAGFVVLVLALTFVKITGGAFELPRIEETQ; the protein is encoded by the coding sequence ATGAGCATCAAGGCAGAACATGAAATCCATCAGCGGCGCAAAGGGCGCAATGTCGGTGTGGGTCTGATGTTGGCCGGATTCGTCGTGCTGGTTCTGGCGCTGACATTCGTGAAAATCACAGGCGGCGCGTTCGAACTGCCGCGGATCGAGGAGACACAGTGA
- the cyoE gene encoding heme o synthase gives MTDISYQTQTQEAEASLGDYFALLKPRVMSLVVFTALVGLLAAPVPVHPVIAFASILFVAIGAGASGALNMWWDADIDGVMKRTAKRPIPAGKVTADEAKVLGFALSGMSVMMLALSANLLAAGLLAFTIFFYAVIYSMWLKRSTPQNIVIGGAAGAFPPVIGWVIATGSMSIEAWLMFALIFMWTPPHFWALALFMKSDYDDAGVPMLTVTHGRKVTRVHILAYTALLFALAVGTAFTSIGGPVYLVAAVVLNVLFLKGAFDIWRRDEAQAEADGYAVEKTFFKLSLLYLFLHFGAILVEAMLPAAWGIWA, from the coding sequence ATGACCGACATCAGCTATCAGACACAGACACAAGAGGCAGAAGCATCCTTGGGTGACTACTTTGCCCTGCTGAAACCTCGTGTAATGTCTCTGGTCGTCTTTACCGCGCTGGTCGGCCTGCTGGCTGCCCCGGTGCCGGTGCACCCGGTCATTGCATTTGCGTCGATCCTGTTCGTGGCCATCGGCGCGGGCGCGTCGGGCGCGCTGAACATGTGGTGGGATGCGGATATCGACGGCGTGATGAAGCGCACGGCCAAACGGCCCATCCCCGCCGGTAAGGTAACCGCGGACGAAGCCAAGGTGCTTGGCTTTGCCCTGTCCGGCATGTCGGTGATGATGCTTGCGCTCAGCGCGAACCTGCTGGCCGCCGGGCTGCTTGCCTTCACCATCTTTTTCTATGCCGTCATCTACTCCATGTGGCTCAAGCGCTCGACCCCGCAGAACATCGTGATCGGTGGCGCGGCCGGGGCCTTCCCGCCGGTCATTGGCTGGGTGATTGCCACCGGGTCCATGTCCATCGAGGCGTGGCTGATGTTTGCGCTCATTTTTATGTGGACGCCGCCCCACTTCTGGGCGCTGGCCCTGTTCATGAAGTCCGACTACGACGACGCGGGCGTGCCGATGCTAACCGTGACCCACGGGCGCAAGGTGACCCGCGTGCATATCCTGGCCTACACCGCTTTGCTGTTTGCGCTGGCCGTGGGCACGGCGTTCACGTCAATCGGCGGGCCGGTCTACTTGGTGGCTGCCGTGGTCCTGAACGTATTGTTCCTCAAGGGGGCCTTCGACATCTGGCGCCGGGATGAGGCACAGGCCGAAGCCGACGGCTATGCGGTCGAGAAGACATTCTTCAAGCTGTCGTTGCTGTACCTGTTCCTGCACTTTGGTGCGATCCTGGTTGAGGCGATGTTGCCCGCCGCGTGGGGGATCTGGGCATGA
- the coxB gene encoding cytochrome c oxidase subunit II, with protein sequence MKKLFSISGVLSALAAAPAWAQDGLEVIGRPVDGGIGFQPAATEIARRLQWLDGMILVIITLITLFVVALLAWVIVRYNRTRNPEPSSFTHNTPVEIAWTVIPIVILVFIGAFSLPTLFHQQEIPEADVTIKVTGYQWFWGYEYVDEDISFDSYMIGAPASAPLDAELAYDYAKNDEVVAQLQAAGYSEEDFLLATDTAVVVPVGKTIVMQVTGADVIHAWTIPAFGVKQDAVPGRLAELWFEAEKEGIYFGQCSELCGIAHAYMPITVKVVSEDAYAAWLDANRDGGDYVDVSAVLTN encoded by the coding sequence ATGAAAAAGCTTTTCTCGATTTCGGGTGTGCTGAGCGCCCTTGCCGCCGCCCCGGCCTGGGCCCAGGATGGTCTGGAAGTGATCGGCCGCCCCGTTGACGGCGGCATCGGCTTTCAGCCTGCCGCGACAGAGATTGCCCGCCGCCTGCAATGGCTGGATGGCATGATCCTTGTCATCATCACGCTGATCACCTTGTTTGTGGTGGCGCTGCTGGCATGGGTGATCGTGCGCTACAACCGGACCCGGAACCCCGAGCCTTCGAGCTTTACCCACAACACCCCGGTCGAGATTGCGTGGACCGTGATCCCGATCGTCATTCTGGTGTTCATCGGTGCCTTTTCGTTGCCGACGCTGTTCCACCAGCAGGAGATCCCCGAAGCGGATGTGACCATCAAGGTCACTGGCTACCAGTGGTTCTGGGGCTACGAGTATGTGGACGAGGATATCTCATTCGACAGCTACATGATCGGTGCCCCGGCCAGTGCGCCGCTGGATGCCGAGCTGGCGTATGACTATGCCAAGAACGACGAGGTCGTGGCCCAGCTGCAAGCTGCGGGTTATTCCGAGGAAGATTTCCTTCTTGCCACAGACACCGCAGTCGTCGTGCCCGTGGGCAAGACCATCGTGATGCAGGTTACCGGTGCGGACGTGATCCACGCGTGGACCATCCCGGCTTTCGGTGTGAAGCAGGACGCGGTGCCCGGCCGTCTGGCCGAGCTGTGGTTCGAAGCCGAGAAGGAAGGCATCTATTTCGGTCAATGCTCTGAACTGTGCGGCATTGCCCATGCCTATATGCCGATCACTGTCAAAGTTGTCAGCGAAGACGCGTATGCCGCGTGGCTCGACGCCAACCGCGACGGCGGCGACTATGTCGATGTGAGCGCGGTTCTGACCAACTAA
- the tldD gene encoding metalloprotease TldD yields MTDAPFASLDHDIDRGVALQVLRDATAGADDGELFLERRRSEALVYDDGRLKTASYDAAQGFGLRAVRGEVAGYAHSTDISESALRRAAETARLAVGSGGGTLADAPTPTNTRLYTSDDPIAGASFPVKLDTLKDIDAYVRDLDSRVVQVSASLAASIQEVEILRPEGHSVRDVRPMTRLNISVIVEQDGRRESGSAGGGGRVGLDGLIDRDDWQAKAREALRVAVVNLDAVPAPAGVMDVVLGPGWPGILLHEAIGHGLEGDFNRKGSSAFAGLMGERIAAPGVTVLDDGTIPDRRGSITVDDEGTPSAKNTLIEDGILVGYMQDRQNARLMDVKATGNGRRQSYAHAPMPRMTNTYMLGGDTAPGDIVANLKDGIYAVGFGGGQVDITNGKFVFSCTEAYRVENGKVGAPVKGATLIGDGATALKQIRGIGNDMALDPGMGNCGKAGQWVPVGVGQPTLMIGGLTVGGSAT; encoded by the coding sequence ATGACCGACGCCCCCTTTGCCTCGCTGGATCACGACATTGATCGCGGGGTGGCCCTGCAGGTGCTGCGCGATGCGACCGCCGGGGCCGATGATGGCGAACTGTTTCTAGAACGCCGCCGGTCCGAGGCGTTGGTGTACGACGATGGCCGCCTGAAAACAGCCAGCTATGACGCAGCGCAGGGGTTTGGACTGCGTGCGGTGCGTGGCGAAGTGGCCGGATACGCCCATTCCACCGACATCTCGGAATCGGCGCTGCGCCGTGCTGCAGAGACCGCGCGGCTTGCCGTCGGCAGCGGTGGCGGGACGCTCGCCGATGCGCCGACCCCGACGAACACGCGACTCTATACATCCGATGATCCCATCGCCGGGGCCAGCTTTCCCGTCAAACTCGACACCCTGAAGGATATAGACGCCTATGTCCGCGACCTTGATTCGCGGGTGGTTCAGGTCTCGGCCTCCCTTGCCGCCTCTATCCAAGAGGTCGAAATATTGCGTCCCGAAGGTCATTCCGTGCGGGATGTACGCCCCATGACCCGGCTCAACATCTCGGTCATCGTGGAACAGGACGGACGCCGCGAAAGCGGAAGCGCGGGTGGCGGTGGGCGCGTTGGTCTGGACGGCCTGATTGATCGTGACGACTGGCAGGCCAAGGCCCGCGAGGCGTTGCGCGTTGCCGTCGTGAACCTGGATGCCGTGCCCGCCCCCGCCGGGGTCATGGACGTGGTCCTTGGACCGGGTTGGCCGGGTATTCTGCTGCACGAGGCCATCGGGCACGGGCTGGAGGGCGATTTCAATCGCAAGGGCAGTTCCGCCTTTGCTGGGCTTATGGGCGAACGCATCGCGGCACCCGGTGTGACCGTCCTTGATGACGGTACGATCCCGGACCGGCGCGGGTCAATCACCGTGGACGACGAAGGCACGCCGTCGGCCAAGAACACGTTGATCGAAGATGGCATTCTGGTCGGCTACATGCAGGATCGGCAAAACGCGCGCCTCATGGACGTGAAGGCCACCGGAAACGGGCGGCGGCAAAGCTATGCCCACGCCCCGATGCCGCGCATGACCAACACCTACATGCTGGGCGGCGACACCGCGCCCGGCGATATCGTGGCGAACCTCAAGGATGGCATCTATGCCGTGGGATTTGGCGGTGGTCAGGTCGACATCACCAATGGCAAGTTCGTCTTTTCCTGCACCGAAGCCTATAGGGTTGAGAACGGCAAAGTGGGCGCGCCGGTCAAGGGGGCCACGCTGATCGGCGACGGCGCGACGGCCCTCAAGCAGATCCGCGGCATCGGCAATGACATGGCCCTTGATCCCGGGATGGGCAATTGCGGCAAGGCTGGCCAATGGGTGCCTGTGGGGGTCGGACAGCCCACGTTGATGATCGGCGGATTGACGGTTGGTGGGTCCGCAACCTGA
- the dprA gene encoding DNA-processing protein DprA has protein sequence MTEKDTHPSSTHPPLPPTSEDDQFTRLRLLRSRRVGISTYKRLLIEHGTAQNALAALPEVARAAGVEKYHVCPEAVVHAELRAARAAGARLVAQGDPDYPAPLNDLNDAPPFLWLLGDAAILQRPMIAMVGARNASSLGTRMARSLARDLADHGYVIVSGLARGVDAAAHLATLDTGTVAVQAGGVDTIYPAENTKLAEDIAAKGARISEQPMGLQPMARHFPARNRIISGLGRATIVVEAAAKSGSLITARDALDLGRDVLAVPGHPMDARASGCNMLIRDGATLVRDAADVIEALAPIAPRVPPELPLQPPTTRPHDKRSLQATAALHQQILDRLGPSPLAEDQLIRDLGAPSSTVAPALVELELDGSIDRAPGGLLTRAS, from the coding sequence ATGACTGAAAAGGATACCCATCCTTCTTCCACTCACCCCCCACTCCCACCCACCTCGGAAGATGACCAGTTCACACGTCTCCGTCTGTTGCGCTCTCGCCGGGTCGGCATCTCGACGTATAAACGCCTGCTGATTGAACACGGCACCGCGCAAAATGCGCTGGCCGCGCTACCTGAGGTAGCGCGCGCCGCCGGCGTTGAAAAATACCATGTCTGCCCCGAAGCCGTCGTGCACGCAGAACTGCGCGCCGCCCGCGCCGCCGGCGCGCGGCTGGTCGCACAAGGCGACCCCGATTACCCCGCTCCGCTGAATGACCTGAACGATGCACCTCCGTTTCTGTGGTTGCTGGGGGACGCGGCGATCTTGCAGCGGCCCATGATTGCCATGGTGGGCGCGCGCAACGCATCCTCGCTTGGCACGCGCATGGCCAGGTCCCTTGCCCGCGACCTTGCCGACCATGGCTATGTCATCGTGTCCGGGCTGGCGCGGGGTGTGGATGCCGCAGCCCATCTTGCTACGCTCGACACAGGCACCGTTGCGGTGCAGGCCGGTGGGGTCGATACGATCTATCCCGCTGAAAACACCAAACTGGCCGAAGACATTGCCGCAAAAGGTGCGCGCATCAGCGAGCAACCCATGGGGCTGCAACCCATGGCGCGGCACTTTCCAGCACGCAACCGCATCATCTCCGGCCTTGGCCGCGCAACCATAGTTGTCGAGGCGGCGGCCAAATCGGGCAGCCTGATCACGGCGCGTGACGCGCTGGATCTGGGACGTGATGTACTGGCTGTTCCGGGGCACCCGATGGATGCGCGTGCGTCGGGGTGCAACATGCTGATCCGCGATGGCGCGACGCTAGTGCGTGACGCCGCCGACGTGATCGAAGCCCTGGCGCCGATCGCGCCGCGCGTGCCGCCGGAACTGCCCTTGCAGCCGCCGACAACTAGGCCCCACGACAAGCGGAGCCTGCAGGCGACCGCCGCCTTGCATCAGCAAATCCTGGACCGGCTTGGCCCCTCCCCCCTCGCCGAGGATCAGTTGATCCGCGACCTTGGCGCGCCCTCGTCCACCGTGGCCCCTGCCCTTGTGGAACTGGAACTGGATGGCAGCATCGACCGCGCGCCCGGCGGGCTGCTGACCCGCGCCAGTTAA